In Synechocystis sp. PCC 6714, the following are encoded in one genomic region:
- a CDS encoding TIGR03943 family protein codes for MAMTAPVKAVKSFTQKFAPFRSLLNQLDGLGILAWGVLMIKYSVSGELRLLIHPNYFGLVTVTGFVLLFLGGLRLFQTGRRWLKRARRSGSSNNNQDSVTHVTVLPLGMGTALLLVTALMGLFITPSVFTSQLAIQRGISTTLPPTQTQISSFATQIKPEERTLVDWVRTISAYPEPDVYAGQKVNVTGFVVHPDYLPDNYILISRFILTCCAVDAYPVALTVRLEGSRSQYPPDTWLTIQGQMEAATLPSSADQGRQGADKRQVVVEAQLVEVVPTPADPYSYAD; via the coding sequence ATGGCCATGACCGCTCCAGTTAAAGCAGTGAAATCATTCACCCAAAAATTTGCTCCTTTCCGTTCTCTCCTGAACCAGTTGGACGGACTGGGTATCCTTGCCTGGGGAGTACTAATGATTAAGTACTCCGTATCTGGGGAGTTGAGATTACTCATCCACCCCAACTATTTTGGCTTGGTGACGGTGACAGGTTTCGTCCTACTATTTTTGGGAGGCTTACGGTTGTTCCAAACAGGGCGCCGTTGGCTAAAAAGGGCCCGTCGCAGTGGAAGCAGTAACAATAACCAAGACAGCGTTACCCATGTGACAGTTTTACCTCTGGGTATGGGCACTGCCCTATTGTTGGTTACGGCCCTGATGGGTTTATTCATCACCCCTTCTGTTTTTACCAGCCAGTTAGCAATCCAGCGGGGTATTAGTACTACTCTGCCCCCCACCCAAACCCAGATATCCAGTTTTGCGACCCAAATCAAGCCGGAGGAGCGCACCTTAGTGGACTGGGTCCGCACCATCAGCGCCTATCCAGAACCAGATGTGTATGCGGGGCAAAAGGTTAATGTGACAGGGTTCGTCGTCCATCCGGACTATTTGCCGGATAATTACATTCTGATTAGCCGCTTTATTTTGACCTGCTGTGCAGTGGATGCTTATCCTGTGGCTTTGACTGTAAGGCTAGAAGGTTCCCGTAGTCAGTACCCTCCCGATACCTGGCTCACCATTCAGGGGCAGATGGAGGCAGCGACTCTACCAAGCTCAGCGGATCAGGGTAGACAGGGGGCAGACAAGCGGCAGGTGGTGGTGGAAGCTCAATTGGTGGAAGTAGTGCCCACTCCGGCCGATCCCTACAGTTATGCTGATTGA
- a CDS encoding SH3 domain-containing protein, with protein MKGLSGLLQFFIGFILGVTLFVGGISLAGYLVFNRFAANPEKPLFPEEQSQPQDGQSVPEQSESPQPPPKPSPSPTDELPPGAYKAKVIWNGGLNVRTDPDRESESLTTISYNDEVVVLATQGEWSKLRVPGGTEGWVRSGNLEKLPTP; from the coding sequence ATGAAAGGTTTGTCTGGGCTGTTACAGTTTTTCATCGGCTTTATTTTGGGGGTGACCTTGTTTGTGGGAGGTATTTCCCTAGCTGGTTATTTAGTTTTTAATCGTTTTGCGGCTAATCCGGAAAAGCCGCTATTTCCCGAAGAACAAAGTCAGCCCCAAGATGGCCAGTCTGTCCCGGAACAATCCGAGTCCCCCCAACCTCCGCCGAAACCTAGTCCGTCTCCCACCGATGAGCTTCCCCCTGGGGCCTATAAAGCCAAAGTCATTTGGAATGGAGGCTTGAATGTTCGTACCGATCCAGATCGGGAGTCAGAATCCCTCACTACCATTAGCTACAATGACGAGGTGGTGGTGTTAGCAACCCAGGGGGAATGGTCTAAGTTAAGGGTACCTGGAGGCACAGAAGGATGGGTGAGATCAGGCAATCTGGAAAAACTACCAACACCATAG
- a CDS encoding anhydro-N-acetylmuramic acid kinase: MYCIGLISGTSVDGIDACLVKISGSGLDLEVKLVQGETYPYPVALRQEILALCAGTPFSPEAITFLDDDIAKEFAQAAQKIQQSLPPADLIGSHGQTIFHRPPNPEKAFSLGYSWQLGRGEAIANLTGITTVSNFRAADIAAGGQGAPLVSKIDICLLSHQYEHRCVQNLGGIGNVTYLPPRSQTNWQTKICGWDTGPANVLVDLAVQKFTQGQKTYDQGGQWAAQGIPHQGLVDHWLQEPFFQQHPPKSTGRELFGPEYLDRCWQQAQSHGLNEKDFLATLTEFTARSVVTEYQRFLPQLPDRLLLCGGGAHNLYLRERLQYHLGSKVSIQSSDDVGLNSDFKEAISFAVLAYWRYQDQFPGNLPAVTGAGQDCLLGDIHPALGKPKPGNC; this comes from the coding sequence TTGTATTGCATTGGTTTAATTAGTGGAACTTCTGTGGATGGTATTGATGCCTGCCTAGTCAAGATCAGCGGGTCTGGATTAGATCTGGAGGTGAAGTTAGTGCAGGGAGAAACCTATCCCTACCCAGTGGCATTGCGTCAGGAGATTCTAGCTTTGTGTGCAGGAACTCCCTTTAGCCCGGAGGCGATCACCTTTTTAGATGATGATATTGCCAAGGAATTTGCCCAGGCAGCCCAAAAAATTCAACAGTCTTTACCCCCGGCGGACTTAATTGGCTCCCATGGCCAAACTATTTTCCACCGTCCCCCTAATCCAGAGAAGGCTTTTTCCCTCGGTTACAGTTGGCAGTTGGGCCGAGGAGAGGCGATCGCCAATTTGACAGGCATTACCACGGTGAGTAATTTTCGGGCGGCGGACATCGCGGCCGGGGGCCAGGGTGCTCCTCTAGTTTCCAAAATTGATATTTGTTTGCTAAGCCATCAGTATGAACACCGTTGCGTGCAAAACCTAGGGGGCATTGGCAATGTCACCTATCTTCCCCCCCGTAGTCAGACAAATTGGCAGACAAAGATTTGTGGTTGGGACACTGGGCCCGCCAACGTGCTAGTAGATCTGGCTGTGCAAAAATTTACCCAGGGACAAAAAACCTATGATCAGGGCGGGCAATGGGCCGCCCAGGGTATTCCCCACCAAGGATTAGTCGATCACTGGCTACAAGAACCGTTTTTCCAGCAACACCCACCTAAGTCCACTGGCCGGGAACTGTTCGGGCCAGAGTACCTAGACCGCTGCTGGCAGCAAGCTCAATCCCACGGGCTTAATGAAAAGGATTTCCTGGCTACCCTGACAGAATTTACCGCCCGATCCGTTGTTACCGAATACCAACGGTTTTTGCCCCAACTGCCCGATCGCCTGTTGCTGTGCGGTGGTGGTGCCCATAATCTTTATTTGCGAGAACGACTACAGTACCATCTCGGTTCCAAAGTGTCGATTCAATCCAGCGATGATGTTGGTTTAAACAGCGATTTCAAAGAGGCGATTTCCTTTGCGGTGTTGGCCTATTGGCGTTACCAGGACCAGTTTCCGGGAAACTTGCCCGCAGTTACCGGCGCCGGCCAGGACTGCCTGTTGGGGGATATTCACCCAGCACTGGGGAAACCAAAACCTGGCAATTGTTAG
- a CDS encoding NifU family protein, which yields MELTLNNVETVLDELRPYLMADGGNVEVVELDGPIVKVRLQGACGSCPSSTMTLKMGIERKLREMIPEIAEVEQVL from the coding sequence ATGGAACTCACCCTAAATAATGTGGAAACGGTGTTAGACGAACTCCGTCCTTACCTGATGGCCGACGGTGGCAATGTGGAGGTGGTGGAATTAGACGGCCCCATTGTCAAAGTACGTTTGCAGGGTGCTTGTGGATCCTGTCCGAGTTCCACCATGACCTTAAAAATGGGCATTGAGCGCAAGCTTCGGGAAATGATTCCAGAAATTGCGGAAGTGGAGCAGGTTCTCTAG